In Gemmatimonadota bacterium, a single window of DNA contains:
- a CDS encoding glycogen-binding domain-containing protein, with translation MAHDDDFDPFIAEIARELRAPVSIDARFDERVMAALEPAVIPITVHRSARPWYRRTFNFSVSQVAGLAAAAALVGVVTMKAAKPGAEEAATVAVQQDSAPALQPVADVTRDPSALELQQFLLIAPNATSVSLVGDFSDWDASRFKMERVSDDGAWSITVPLPPGRYEYQFEVDGKLRITDPTRPQTSSDFGSANSVITVEHRD, from the coding sequence ATGGCACACGACGACGACTTCGACCCATTCATTGCCGAGATTGCCCGGGAGCTCAGAGCCCCGGTCAGTATCGATGCGCGCTTCGACGAGCGCGTCATGGCGGCGCTCGAGCCGGCGGTCATTCCGATCACCGTGCATCGTTCGGCGCGTCCGTGGTATCGGCGCACCTTCAACTTCTCCGTGTCGCAGGTGGCCGGATTGGCGGCCGCCGCAGCGCTCGTCGGCGTCGTGACCATGAAGGCGGCGAAGCCGGGCGCGGAAGAAGCGGCGACGGTCGCGGTGCAGCAGGACAGTGCGCCGGCGCTCCAGCCGGTGGCGGACGTCACGCGTGACCCCAGTGCCCTCGAGCTGCAGCAGTTCCTGCTCATCGCCCCCAACGCGACCTCCGTGTCGCTGGTGGGTGACTTCAGCGACTGGGATGCCTCGCGCTTCAAGATGGAACGTGTGTCGGACGACGGCGCATGGTCGATCACCGTCCCGCTTCCGCCCGGACGCTACGAATACCAGTTCGAGGTGGACGGGAAGCTCCGTATCACCGATCCCACACGGCCGCAGACGTCGAGCGATTTCGGCTCGGCCAATTCGGTCATCACGGTCGAGCACCGGGACTGA
- a CDS encoding transglutaminase-like cysteine peptidase produces MAGLVSIVQWVREATGLAHAERVALGARDPWHRFDLEPPLRAFGPGAGDFRDYLSGTCRVRRATPAEVAEWLLHCRYADDAHLLGEADHWLHPTTFELLRSGDCEDFSLWAWRQLLEARYEADFVVGVRRLPDAAIGRHAWVTFRDGEGEYLLDGVERSLSRMIRPLADVRAHYEPQVGVGAAGRRFVFAGLYREVWGRELRLRPGG; encoded by the coding sequence ATGGCGGGGCTCGTATCGATCGTGCAGTGGGTGCGCGAGGCGACGGGGCTCGCGCACGCCGAGCGCGTGGCACTGGGCGCGCGCGATCCGTGGCATCGCTTCGACCTCGAACCGCCGCTGCGGGCGTTTGGGCCAGGGGCGGGCGACTTTCGCGACTACCTGTCGGGGACGTGCCGAGTGCGGCGCGCGACGCCAGCGGAGGTGGCGGAGTGGCTCCTGCACTGCCGGTATGCCGACGATGCGCACCTCCTCGGCGAGGCGGACCACTGGTTGCACCCGACGACGTTCGAACTGCTGCGAAGCGGCGACTGCGAGGATTTCTCGCTCTGGGCCTGGCGACAGCTCCTCGAGGCGCGCTACGAGGCCGACTTCGTCGTGGGGGTGCGACGCCTCCCCGACGCGGCAATCGGGCGACATGCGTGGGTGACCTTTCGCGACGGGGAAGGCGAGTACCTGCTGGACGGTGTGGAGCGATCGCTGTCGCGGATGATTCGCCCGCTGGCCGACGTGCGCGCGCACTACGAGCCGCAGGTCGGGGTGGGGGCGGCGGGGCGCCGCTTCGTCTTCGCCGGACTGTATCGCGAGGTGTGGGGGAGGGAGCTGCGGCTTCGACCCGGTGGGTGA
- a CDS encoding M14 family metallopeptidase: protein MTEVSTAGGPPQQQHTPTARDTRYPNRPHRTLALRTFARFAAALALTACASASRTTDTATTSTSSSSRLVAGAALPRTRAERTAFRETSTHADVVAFLDSLRAAGAAIAMGSIGTTTEGRTIPYVIASRPLVRTPEDARRSGRPVVYVQGNIHAGEVEGKEALQALLRDLTAEPRRNVLDSLILIAVPIYNGDGNERFDHQARNRGAQNGPEMVGQRPNARGFDLNRDYMKVDAPETRASLAMFTAWAPHVFVDLHTTNGSYHGYNLTYSPSLNSAAELPGATFGGAYARDSLLPDVQRRTRERHGITTFPYGNFAGDEGPASVPKGWLTYDHRPRFGTNYYALRGGISILSEAYSHDPFDVRVKATYAFVRELLSLVAERGGVIQAQVRRTEGTLRAWDPARVADVPVRARLTTRPFDADVIVEQLEPSTDTVGREPGVRRGLRRTGRYRTERMPVFDRFEATVRRPPPFGYAVAAGDTGTLRLLRAHGIELHRLTAEWVGDAGPQWVTDSVSIAARPFQGRREARLLGHWAPGGPQRLAAGTYLVPVAQPLGAVAMYLLEPESDDGVANWDVGGRVSAPQGAPPPIVRLATAPAVARERAP, encoded by the coding sequence ATGACCGAAGTGAGCACCGCGGGGGGCCCCCCCCAACAACAGCATACCCCCACCGCGCGCGACACGCGGTACCCGAATCGTCCCCACCGTACCCTCGCGTTGCGCACCTTCGCGAGGTTCGCGGCGGCACTTGCCCTCACCGCCTGCGCCTCCGCCTCGCGGACGACCGACACCGCCACGACGTCGACTTCGTCGTCGTCTCGCCTCGTGGCCGGCGCCGCACTCCCGCGCACCCGCGCGGAGCGCACCGCATTCCGCGAGACGTCGACGCACGCCGACGTGGTCGCCTTTCTCGACTCGCTGCGCGCGGCAGGCGCCGCCATCGCGATGGGTTCGATTGGCACGACGACCGAAGGGCGGACGATTCCGTACGTCATCGCCTCGCGTCCGCTCGTGCGCACGCCCGAGGACGCGCGGCGGAGCGGGCGCCCCGTGGTCTATGTCCAGGGCAACATCCACGCGGGCGAGGTGGAAGGAAAAGAGGCGCTGCAGGCGCTCCTGCGCGACCTCACCGCCGAGCCGCGGCGCAACGTCCTGGACTCCCTGATCCTGATCGCCGTCCCCATCTACAACGGCGACGGCAACGAGCGATTCGATCATCAGGCACGCAACCGGGGCGCACAGAACGGTCCCGAGATGGTGGGGCAGCGGCCCAACGCGCGCGGCTTCGACCTCAATCGCGACTACATGAAGGTCGATGCCCCGGAGACGCGTGCGTCGCTCGCCATGTTCACCGCCTGGGCGCCGCACGTCTTCGTGGACCTGCACACGACCAACGGGTCGTACCACGGCTACAACCTGACCTACTCGCCGTCGCTCAATTCGGCGGCGGAACTGCCCGGGGCGACGTTCGGCGGCGCCTACGCGCGCGACTCGCTCCTCCCCGACGTCCAGCGCCGGACGCGCGAGCGCCACGGCATCACGACCTTCCCCTACGGGAACTTTGCCGGTGACGAAGGGCCGGCCAGCGTCCCCAAGGGATGGCTCACCTACGACCATCGCCCCCGCTTCGGGACCAACTACTACGCCCTGCGCGGCGGGATCTCGATCCTCAGCGAGGCGTACTCGCACGATCCGTTCGACGTGCGCGTGAAGGCGACGTACGCCTTCGTGCGCGAGCTCCTGTCGCTGGTGGCGGAGCGCGGGGGAGTGATCCAGGCGCAGGTCCGGCGCACCGAGGGGACGTTACGCGCGTGGGATCCGGCGCGGGTGGCCGACGTGCCGGTGCGCGCGCGCCTAACGACGCGCCCCTTCGACGCGGACGTCATCGTCGAGCAACTCGAGCCCTCCACCGACACGGTCGGGCGCGAGCCCGGCGTGCGGCGCGGCCTGCGGCGCACCGGCCGTTATCGCACTGAGCGGATGCCGGTGTTCGACCGCTTCGAGGCGACCGTGCGTCGCCCGCCGCCCTTCGGCTACGCCGTCGCCGCGGGCGACACGGGGACGCTGCGCCTGCTGCGCGCGCACGGGATCGAGCTGCACCGCCTAACGGCTGAGTGGGTGGGCGATGCGGGACCGCAATGGGTCACCGACTCGGTGTCCATCGCTGCACGCCCGTTCCAGGGACGCCGCGAGGCGCGACTCCTCGGCCACTGGGCTCCGGGCGGGCCGCAACGCCTCGCGGCCGGCACGTACCTCGTCCCGGTCGCGCAGCCGTTGGGCGCGGTCGCGATGTACCTCCTCGAGCCCGAAAGCGACGACGGTGTCGCCAATTGGGACGTCGGTGGACGCGTGAGCGCCCCGCAGGGCGCGCCGCCGCCGATCGTGCGCCTCGCCACCGCCCCGGCGGTGGCGCGCGAACGCGCCCCGTAG
- a CDS encoding proline dehydrogenase family protein → MLRQTFLWLSHQQGIFRFVRNNGMARRFASRFVAGETIDDAVGAVRALNARKISASLDLLGESVTNAAEARATADHYVTLLDRIATEGLDSNVSVKLTAMGQDISDTLCIENITRVLERARTHQTFVRLDMEGSAYTERTLQLFEEHLFPRFPEEVGIVLQSYLRRTAADVSNALDIQCRVRLCKGAYKEPATVAFPDKRDVDASYVTEMKRLMLRGKYPGVATHDEAIIAEAKRYATEQGIARDRFEFQMLYGVRRDLQDQLVREGYGMRVYVPYGTQWYPYLMRRLAERPANVAFMTGSIMKETFAPRR, encoded by the coding sequence ATGCTCCGTCAGACGTTCCTCTGGTTGTCGCATCAGCAAGGCATCTTCCGATTCGTTCGGAACAACGGGATGGCCAGGCGCTTCGCCTCGCGCTTCGTCGCCGGCGAGACCATCGACGATGCGGTCGGCGCCGTGCGCGCCCTCAACGCCAGGAAGATCTCGGCGTCGCTCGATCTCCTCGGGGAGAGCGTCACCAATGCGGCCGAGGCACGGGCCACCGCCGATCACTATGTGACCCTCCTCGATCGCATCGCCACCGAGGGGCTCGACTCGAACGTGTCGGTGAAGCTCACGGCGATGGGGCAGGACATCTCCGACACGCTCTGCATCGAGAACATCACCCGCGTCCTCGAGCGGGCCCGCACGCACCAGACGTTCGTCCGACTCGACATGGAGGGGAGCGCCTACACCGAGCGGACGTTGCAGCTGTTCGAGGAGCACCTCTTCCCGCGCTTCCCGGAGGAAGTGGGGATCGTCCTCCAGAGCTACCTGCGCCGCACCGCGGCCGACGTCTCCAACGCGCTCGACATCCAGTGCCGCGTGCGCCTGTGCAAGGGCGCCTACAAGGAGCCGGCCACCGTCGCCTTCCCCGACAAGCGTGACGTCGACGCAAGCTACGTGACCGAGATGAAGCGGCTCATGTTGCGCGGCAAGTACCCCGGGGTCGCCACCCACGACGAGGCGATCATCGCCGAGGCCAAGCGCTACGCCACGGAGCAGGGGATCGCCCGCGACCGGTTCGAGTTCCAGATGCTCTACGGCGTGCGGCGCGACCTGCAGGACCAGCTCGTGCGCGAGGGGTACGGCATGCGCGTCTATGTCCCGTACGGCACGCAGTGGTATCCCTACCTCATGCGTCGCCTCGCCGAGCGCCCGGCCAACGTGGCCTTCATGACGGGGAGCATCATGAAGGAAACGTTCGCTCCGAGGCGTTAG
- the rsgA gene encoding ribosome small subunit-dependent GTPase A — protein sequence MPVGVPGVVLQGTGGQWQVRLPDGTTRIAALRGRVKHGSVTKLAVGDDVSLAHDATTDAWAITEILPRRSQLARRAPGGHGERVVVANVDQVVVVFAMVKPEPNEKMLDRFLVIAEANDVAARVVINKVDLAPPGEAARRFAPYAEIGYALHLTSTHTGAGLAELHAALRGRISALTGPSGVGKSSLLNALYPGVDLRVGAISESVNKGRHTTVGARMHPLPDGGYVVDTPGLREVGLWGIEARELDKCFPEFVPTLASCRFADCRHLAEPECGVRDALAAGRISPSRYESYVKLREEVEGDSRDW from the coding sequence ATGCCAGTCGGCGTTCCCGGGGTGGTGCTGCAGGGCACGGGTGGGCAGTGGCAGGTGCGCCTGCCGGACGGGACGACACGGATTGCCGCCCTCCGCGGGCGGGTGAAGCATGGCTCGGTCACCAAGCTGGCCGTGGGGGACGACGTGTCGCTCGCGCACGACGCGACCACGGACGCGTGGGCCATCACCGAGATCCTCCCGCGCCGCTCGCAGCTGGCGCGCCGCGCCCCCGGTGGGCACGGCGAGCGCGTGGTGGTGGCGAACGTCGACCAGGTGGTGGTCGTCTTCGCGATGGTGAAGCCTGAGCCCAACGAGAAGATGCTCGATCGGTTTCTCGTGATCGCCGAGGCGAACGACGTGGCCGCGCGCGTGGTGATCAACAAGGTCGACCTCGCCCCCCCGGGCGAGGCGGCGCGGCGTTTCGCTCCGTATGCCGAGATCGGGTATGCGTTGCATCTGACGAGTACGCACACCGGCGCCGGGCTCGCCGAGCTGCACGCGGCGCTGCGCGGACGGATCTCCGCGCTCACCGGTCCATCGGGCGTGGGCAAGTCGTCGCTCCTCAATGCACTCTATCCCGGCGTCGACCTGCGCGTGGGGGCGATCAGCGAGTCGGTCAACAAGGGACGGCACACCACCGTCGGCGCCCGCATGCACCCGCTCCCGGATGGCGGCTACGTGGTCGACACGCCGGGGCTGCGCGAAGTGGGGCTCTGGGGGATCGAGGCGCGCGAGCTGGACAAGTGCTTCCCCGAGTTTGTCCCGACGCTCGCGTCGTGCCGCTTCGCCGACTGCCGCCACCTCGCGGAGCCCGAATGCGGGGTACGCGACGCCCTGGCCGC